From the genome of Marixanthomonas ophiurae, one region includes:
- a CDS encoding sulfotransferase, producing the protein MGFLRNSKPKVFCIGANKTGTTSVEKTLKNFGYKMGKQAKAELLIHEYSQRNFKPILKYCRTAEAFQDIPFSLPYTYVVLHHHFKNAKFILTERESAEQWYHSLVKFHSKLWSDGTHAPTAQELKNAKYRYKGYPYEAHKYLYSTPDDDLYNQETLIAFYTEHNKAVKNYFKDIPNSLLCINVSKKEDYKRLSDFLNVSSNQTDFPWENKTS; encoded by the coding sequence ATGGGGTTTTTAAGAAACAGCAAACCAAAAGTTTTTTGTATTGGGGCCAATAAAACTGGCACAACATCGGTTGAAAAAACCTTAAAAAACTTTGGTTATAAAATGGGAAAACAAGCTAAAGCAGAGTTGTTGATCCATGAGTATTCACAGCGCAACTTTAAACCAATATTAAAATATTGTCGTACAGCAGAGGCATTTCAAGACATCCCATTTTCACTTCCTTATACGTATGTTGTCTTGCACCATCATTTTAAAAATGCCAAATTTATACTAACAGAACGGGAAAGCGCAGAACAATGGTATCATTCCCTAGTTAAGTTTCATTCCAAATTATGGTCCGATGGTACACATGCACCAACTGCGCAGGAATTAAAAAATGCCAAATATCGATATAAAGGATATCCTTATGAGGCCCATAAATATCTTTATTCTACCCCAGATGACGACTTATATAACCAAGAGACATTAATAGCCTTTTATACAGAACATAACAAGGCTGTAAAAAATTATTTTAAAGACATTCCAAATTCTTTACTGTGTATTAATGTATCAAAAAAAGAAGATTACAAAAGATTGAGCGATTTCTTGAACGTATCTTCAAACCAAACCGATTTTCCTTGGGAGAATAAAACAAGTTAA
- a CDS encoding DegT/DnrJ/EryC1/StrS family aminotransferase, with amino-acid sequence MIHVTRTFLPPQAEYQKILKRAWNTGWMTNRGVLVQELEDKLKKYLNVPNIIATTNGTLPLQIAIKALGLAGEIITTPFSYVATTSSIVWEGCKPVFVDIHPEYLTIDETKIEAAITSQTTAILATHVFGNPCAVEEIEVIAQKHNLKVIYDAAHCFGVTYKGKSIFEFGDVSTCSFHATKLFHTGEGGALFTKNEELHNTLFYHHNFGHKGKESFQGLGINAKMSELQAAMGLAVLPYMQKIISDREKNIAQYKAELTDLQFLKIRPNTHWNSAYMPVLFETEKSLIKTIKQLNNEGVFPRRYFYPSLNTIPYVEGKKLTIAESISKRILCVPLYSGLKKSEIDKIVHLINTSI; translated from the coding sequence ATGATACATGTAACCAGAACATTTTTGCCTCCTCAAGCGGAATATCAAAAGATATTGAAAAGAGCTTGGAATACTGGCTGGATGACCAACCGTGGGGTTTTAGTGCAGGAGCTAGAAGACAAATTAAAAAAGTACCTAAACGTTCCAAACATCATTGCAACCACCAATGGTACGTTACCCTTGCAAATAGCCATTAAAGCATTAGGGCTTGCAGGCGAAATTATTACGACGCCATTTAGTTATGTAGCCACAACCAGCAGTATTGTTTGGGAAGGGTGTAAACCTGTATTTGTTGATATTCACCCAGAGTATTTAACCATAGACGAAACAAAAATTGAAGCGGCCATTACTTCGCAAACAACTGCTATTTTGGCTACTCATGTATTCGGAAACCCCTGTGCTGTAGAAGAAATAGAAGTCATCGCCCAAAAACACAACCTAAAGGTGATTTACGATGCAGCTCATTGTTTTGGCGTAACCTATAAAGGTAAAAGTATTTTTGAATTTGGAGATGTAAGTACTTGTAGTTTTCATGCTACCAAATTGTTCCATACTGGAGAAGGTGGGGCGCTTTTTACAAAAAATGAAGAACTACATAATACATTATTTTACCACCATAATTTTGGACATAAAGGAAAAGAGTCGTTTCAAGGCTTGGGCATCAATGCCAAAATGAGCGAATTACAAGCAGCAATGGGATTAGCTGTTTTGCCTTATATGCAAAAAATAATATCCGATAGGGAAAAAAATATAGCTCAGTACAAAGCTGAGTTGACTGATCTCCAATTTTTAAAAATACGTCCAAATACCCATTGGAACAGTGCCTATATGCCCGTATTATTTGAAACTGAAAAAAGTTTGATAAAAACAATAAAACAATTGAACAATGAGGGGGTTTTTCCAAGACGCTACTTTTACCCTTCCTTGAATACAATACCCTATGTAGAAGGTAAAAAGCTTACTATTGCTGAATCTATTTCAAAACGGATACTTTGTGTACCCTTATATAGTGGTCTTAAAAAGAGTGAGATAGATAAAATTGTACATCTTATAAACACCTCAATATGA
- a CDS encoding WbqC family protein codes for MKLSIMQPYFFPYIGYFQLIHSVDKFIFYDDVNFIKKGWIHRNNILINDQSFLFSVPCKKISQNKKINETEVNFNEDEKNKFLKRIELAYKKAPCFQTFFPKLETFIMNEHSKLISTLAWNSIMFVTEYLGIHSQFEYSSAKHGSSVGMEKQQRLQHIAKKEGAKTYINAMGGKELYSKESFKMEGITLKFLKTEPIEYPQGNSSFVPWLSIIDVLMYNTKTEANKLILQYKLE; via the coding sequence ATGAAGTTGTCTATAATGCAACCTTATTTTTTTCCGTATATCGGGTATTTTCAGTTAATCCATTCGGTAGATAAATTTATTTTCTATGATGATGTCAACTTTATAAAAAAAGGGTGGATACACCGAAACAATATCCTTATAAACGACCAATCCTTTCTGTTTTCGGTGCCTTGCAAAAAAATAAGCCAGAATAAAAAAATCAATGAAACAGAAGTAAATTTCAATGAAGACGAAAAGAATAAATTTCTAAAACGAATTGAACTGGCATACAAAAAAGCACCTTGTTTTCAAACTTTTTTCCCAAAGCTTGAAACGTTTATAATGAATGAGCATAGTAAGCTTATTTCAACCTTGGCTTGGAACAGTATTATGTTTGTTACAGAATATTTAGGTATCCATTCTCAATTTGAATATAGCTCAGCAAAACATGGAAGCTCGGTTGGTATGGAAAAGCAACAAAGGCTTCAACATATTGCAAAAAAAGAAGGTGCCAAAACGTATATAAATGCCATGGGTGGCAAAGAGTTGTACAGTAAAGAAAGTTTTAAAATGGAAGGAATAACCTTAAAATTCTTAAAAACCGAACCTATTGAATATCCACAGGGAAATTCAAGTTTTGTACCTTGGCTGTCCATTATTGATGTTTTAATGTACAATACCAAAACCGAAGCAAACAAACTCATCCTTCAATATAAACTGGAATGA
- a CDS encoding class I SAM-dependent methyltransferase: MTKKSDYKNIVRHYESCLERHGDTHKGVDWPNEKDAYTRYKVMLDVIKEENEKTNLLDFGCGAAHMLSYMQKNPELYKNINYSGADLSSKFIDLSRKKFPKTDFYCIDLLEDELSEVPNFDYAILNGVFTEKQDLTFDEMWLFFKKMILAIFEKVDKGIAFNVMSKDVDWERDDLFHLSLDLLTDFLTQELSRDFIIRNDYGLYEYTVYLYK; this comes from the coding sequence ATGACAAAAAAGAGCGACTATAAAAATATTGTCCGACATTACGAAAGTTGTCTGGAAAGACACGGTGATACTCATAAGGGTGTGGATTGGCCTAATGAAAAGGATGCCTATACCCGCTATAAAGTGATGCTCGATGTTATTAAGGAGGAAAATGAGAAAACCAACTTGTTGGATTTTGGTTGTGGTGCGGCCCACATGCTTAGTTATATGCAGAAAAACCCAGAGCTTTATAAAAACATAAACTATTCTGGTGCGGATCTCTCATCAAAATTTATTGATTTAAGCCGAAAGAAATTTCCGAAAACAGACTTTTATTGTATAGATCTTTTAGAAGACGAACTTTCTGAGGTTCCTAATTTTGATTATGCCATATTAAACGGAGTATTCACAGAAAAACAGGATCTTACTTTTGATGAAATGTGGTTATTTTTTAAAAAAATGATACTAGCTATTTTTGAAAAAGTCGACAAAGGGATAGCCTTCAATGTTATGTCCAAAGACGTAGATTGGGAGCGGGACGACCTTTTTCATTTATCTCTAGACCTGTTGACAGATTTCCTTACTCAAGAACTTTCTAGGGATTTTATAATCCGGAATGATTATGGACTCTATGAATATACTGTGTATTTGTATAAATAA
- a CDS encoding glycosyltransferase — translation MQKHQNIASVAVWMVTYNHQDFIEKAVESVMMQQTNFPFQLIIGEDCSTDATQAICKRLKSKYPEKITLFLNETNLGSFKNAQNIYKTCYKSKAKYVSILEGDDYWTDPEKLQKQVDFLEGHSAYSMAFHDAFVIDANENRIQDSKLKKNRKCDQSSQQLKRGAVLPVGSLVFRNIFPGFPPEIENVLNADTFLLSFLGQHGKGKYMLEIKPSAYRLHSGGIWSAISRLNKIKNKLSFLGHMNNYYKALNDHETSVVYRRKEKKLSQIYLRETAKTSYISHFKTASVAYLKGADSFKDGFYFVKQLGKFVITFIFKP, via the coding sequence ATGCAAAAGCACCAAAACATAGCATCTGTTGCGGTCTGGATGGTAACTTATAACCATCAGGATTTTATTGAAAAAGCGGTGGAATCTGTTATGATGCAACAAACCAATTTCCCTTTCCAGTTAATTATAGGTGAAGATTGCTCTACCGATGCTACCCAGGCTATTTGCAAAAGATTAAAAAGTAAATATCCAGAAAAAATAACACTTTTTTTGAATGAGACTAATCTTGGATCGTTTAAAAATGCCCAAAACATCTATAAAACCTGCTATAAAAGCAAGGCAAAATACGTGTCGATTCTTGAAGGCGATGATTATTGGACAGACCCAGAAAAACTTCAAAAACAAGTAGATTTTTTAGAAGGACACTCAGCATATTCCATGGCTTTTCATGATGCATTTGTTATAGATGCCAATGAAAATAGGATACAGGACTCGAAATTAAAAAAAAACAGGAAATGCGACCAGAGCTCACAACAATTAAAAAGAGGGGCTGTGTTACCGGTTGGTTCATTGGTTTTCCGAAATATTTTCCCGGGCTTTCCTCCAGAAATCGAAAATGTTTTAAATGCAGATACCTTTTTGCTCAGCTTTTTAGGTCAGCACGGAAAAGGAAAATATATGCTAGAAATAAAACCATCAGCATACCGTTTGCATAGTGGCGGAATTTGGAGTGCCATTTCGAGATTAAACAAAATAAAAAATAAACTAAGCTTCCTTGGCCACATGAATAATTATTACAAGGCCTTGAACGACCATGAAACAAGCGTGGTCTATCGAAGAAAAGAAAAAAAGTTGAGTCAAATTTATTTGCGGGAAACTGCAAAAACTTCCTATATATCACATTTTAAAACAGCATCGGTTGCTTATTTAAAGGGGGCAGATTCCTTTAAAGATGGATTCTATTTTGTAAAACAGCTTGGCAAATTCGTTATAACCTTTATCTTTAAGCCTTAG
- a CDS encoding acetyltransferase: protein MNKVVIFGIQDFAELAHYYLENDSAYKVAAFCVDQKYLPETKKFKGLPVIAFEEVDTEYPPDQYNFFAPLSPTKMNGLREAVYKKIKEKGYQMISYVSSKATVFDNEIGDNCFILEDNTLQPFTKIGNNVVLWSGNHIGHHCEIKDNVLFTSHVVLSGHCVVEANCFFGVNATIRDGITLAEGTLVAMAASITKDTDAWSVYVGNPAKKLEGKNSLDIKI, encoded by the coding sequence ATGAATAAAGTAGTTATTTTTGGAATACAGGATTTTGCCGAATTGGCACATTACTATCTTGAAAATGATTCAGCTTATAAAGTTGCCGCATTCTGTGTAGACCAAAAATACCTTCCTGAAACCAAAAAGTTTAAAGGACTTCCGGTAATCGCTTTTGAAGAAGTAGATACAGAATACCCTCCAGACCAGTATAATTTTTTTGCACCTTTGTCTCCAACCAAAATGAACGGATTGAGGGAAGCTGTTTATAAAAAAATTAAAGAAAAAGGGTATCAAATGATAAGTTACGTAAGTTCAAAGGCAACCGTTTTTGATAACGAAATAGGCGATAACTGTTTTATATTGGAAGATAACACTTTACAGCCTTTTACAAAAATTGGTAATAATGTGGTGCTATGGAGTGGGAACCATATTGGCCACCACTGTGAGATAAAGGATAATGTATTATTTACCTCGCACGTAGTTTTATCGGGTCATTGTGTGGTGGAAGCCAATTGCTTTTTTGGTGTAAATGCAACCATACGGGATGGTATTACACTGGCAGAAGGAACTTTGGTTGCTATGGCTGCTTCTATAACAAAAGATACTGATGCCTGGAGTGTTTATGTAGGCAATCCCGCAAAAAAATTAGAGGGTAAAAACAGTTTAGATATCAAAATTTAA
- a CDS encoding glycoside hydrolase family protein translates to MWQKKGLVFNVNGQDAWNKSHAQCPVVDVLNDEVWRIYYATRNEKGQSQISYIEVEAGNPKNILYKHTNYLFDFGKKGTFDDSGLMPSCIVNKGRLKYLYYIGWTLKKTVPYHNSVGLAVSKDDGKTFNRLFEGSIMPSTHKEPYFTGTSYVLVENSVWRMWYLSCVKWEMIAGKAEPFYHIKYAESTDGINWERKGIVALDFKSPSEGGIVSASVLKESGLYKMWYAYRNALNYRTDESSSYKIGYAQSNDGITWKRLDASAGIGLSPNGWDSEMICYPNVVKNKGIKYMFYNGNGFGKTGFGYAEK, encoded by the coding sequence ATGTGGCAAAAAAAAGGCTTAGTTTTTAATGTAAATGGACAAGATGCTTGGAACAAAAGCCATGCGCAGTGCCCTGTTGTAGATGTATTAAATGATGAGGTTTGGCGTATTTATTATGCTACAAGAAATGAAAAAGGCCAAAGCCAAATAAGTTATATTGAAGTAGAAGCAGGAAACCCAAAAAACATTCTTTATAAACATACCAATTATTTATTCGATTTTGGAAAAAAAGGAACCTTTGACGATAGTGGGTTAATGCCATCTTGCATAGTTAATAAAGGAAGGTTAAAATATCTTTATTATATAGGTTGGACATTAAAAAAAACAGTACCCTATCACAATTCTGTTGGGCTTGCCGTAAGCAAGGATGATGGTAAAACCTTTAATAGGCTTTTTGAAGGATCTATAATGCCTTCAACGCATAAAGAACCTTATTTTACGGGAACATCTTATGTGCTAGTTGAAAATAGTGTTTGGCGTATGTGGTATCTCTCTTGTGTAAAGTGGGAGATGATAGCCGGTAAAGCCGAACCATTTTATCATATTAAATATGCCGAATCTACAGATGGGATAAATTGGGAACGTAAAGGTATTGTAGCACTGGATTTTAAATCGCCTAGCGAAGGTGGAATTGTTAGCGCTTCGGTTTTAAAGGAAAGTGGCCTGTATAAAATGTGGTATGCGTACCGAAATGCATTAAATTACCGAACCGATGAAAGTAGTTCGTATAAAATAGGGTACGCCCAATCTAACGACGGTATAACCTGGAAGCGTTTAGATGCCTCTGCAGGCATTGGGCTTTCTCCCAATGGTTGGGATTCTGAGATGATCTGCTATCCAAACGTTGTTAAAAACAAAGGGATTAAATATATGTTTTATAATGGCAATGGGTTTGGAAAAACGGGTTTTGGGTATGCTGAAAAATAA
- a CDS encoding sulfotransferase family protein — protein MEKVFCIGFPKTGTTSLERALTLLDYNVCKGHYSNSHSNYLISLFVNKDFKEIDRIISYYDAFVDLPWGGTDFYLYLSKTYPDAKFIHTVRDPEKWYVSLENMLTKLDKDKDKDQAMEVFHKNGRYGLIYYLERVLKIQKLSNEKGNIINQYIQLNKEINTFFEGSNYSYLNLSITEGDSWDVLCSFLNKEIPTLPFPSGNKGVVANSDAQKKRLKTKEFKRNFFFLFKKK, from the coding sequence ATGGAAAAAGTATTTTGTATTGGGTTTCCTAAAACAGGGACGACATCGTTGGAAAGAGCCTTGACGTTATTAGACTATAATGTCTGTAAGGGGCATTATAGCAACAGCCATTCAAACTACTTAATTAGCCTGTTCGTGAACAAAGATTTTAAAGAAATTGATAGGATAATTAGCTATTATGATGCCTTTGTAGATCTTCCTTGGGGCGGAACAGATTTTTACCTGTACCTGTCCAAAACATATCCTGACGCTAAATTTATACATACCGTACGCGATCCCGAAAAATGGTATGTATCTTTAGAAAACATGTTGACGAAACTAGATAAAGATAAAGACAAAGACCAAGCCATGGAAGTATTTCATAAAAATGGACGATATGGTCTTATCTATTATCTTGAAAGAGTATTGAAAATACAAAAACTTTCTAATGAAAAAGGAAATATAATTAATCAATATATCCAATTGAATAAGGAAATCAACACCTTTTTTGAGGGGTCAAATTATTCTTATTTAAACTTGAGTATCACAGAAGGGGACAGTTGGGATGTTTTGTGCTCTTTTTTAAACAAAGAAATACCGACTTTGCCTTTTCCATCTGGTAACAAAGGTGTTGTTGCTAATTCTGATGCCCAAAAAAAACGTTTAAAGACAAAAGAATTCAAGAGAAATTTTTTTTTCCTTTTTAAAAAGAAATGA
- a CDS encoding phytanoyl-CoA dioxygenase family protein — protein sequence MKYDIDFFNKNGYLLLEDFFPKNEVNLILNDAKNVFLKQFIEKGYTVKSKLEDITESSFNSFMYRLFEEDFECLSNCGKQVQHLISLHLLSLNKKIIELLHEVGISSPVVSTRPVLFFNHPKLAKKKVFHKVAAHQDWRSMQGSLNSVVIWIPLLDINKDLGALEVLPGSHLQGLRTDHLENGFGMVKLDNEEEDALASIEVKAGDILLFSSFLIHQSGNNITDKPRWSCHFRYNDLDDSSFLKRKYAHPYIYKPIEELITKNFPSSNDIAKIYSR from the coding sequence ATGAAATACGATATAGATTTTTTTAATAAAAATGGCTATTTACTTTTGGAAGACTTCTTCCCTAAGAATGAGGTTAATCTTATTTTGAATGATGCCAAAAATGTTTTTTTGAAACAATTTATAGAAAAGGGATATACAGTTAAATCTAAATTGGAAGATATTACTGAGAGTTCATTTAATTCTTTTATGTACCGATTATTTGAGGAAGATTTTGAGTGTCTTTCAAATTGTGGAAAGCAAGTACAGCACTTAATTAGCTTACACCTTCTATCACTCAATAAAAAAATAATAGAATTATTACACGAAGTTGGAATTTCAAGTCCAGTGGTGAGTACAAGACCTGTTCTTTTTTTTAATCATCCTAAGCTTGCCAAAAAAAAAGTATTTCATAAAGTAGCTGCACATCAAGATTGGAGAAGTATGCAAGGGTCGCTTAACTCTGTAGTTATATGGATTCCTTTATTAGATATTAATAAAGATTTAGGAGCTTTAGAAGTATTGCCTGGAAGCCATTTGCAGGGTTTAAGAACAGATCATCTTGAAAATGGTTTCGGTATGGTAAAATTAGATAATGAAGAGGAAGATGCTTTAGCTTCAATTGAAGTTAAAGCTGGAGATATTTTATTGTTTTCTTCTTTTTTAATACACCAGAGTGGCAATAATATTACCGATAAACCAAGATGGAGTTGTCATTTCAGGTATAATGATTTAGATGATTCATCTTTTTTAAAAAGAAAGTATGCCCACCCATATATATATAAACCTATTGAAGAACTTATTACTAAAAACTTTCCTTCAAGTAACGACATAGCTAAAATTTATTCACGATGA
- a CDS encoding FkbM family methyltransferase codes for MKKEKLKSTDVEVRDIRLKLMTYTRSLELCARMNYETENLDFIDTMKPADVLYDLGACEGRFSIYAALKGIKVISFEPETRNFLVFSQNIEINKLDKDSLKAINAGVGAKNGNATIKIGQPWEGGHQKIVEHGETRNDLDFNFVESQEIKIVSLDSFLTDSNHPFPDYLKIDIDGSEMPFLLGATKTLNSKSLKGIIFELNEQDPNFKNIILFLNKAGLIENKRFEVPNEPYLYNIVFERES; via the coding sequence ATGAAAAAAGAAAAATTAAAATCTACTGATGTTGAGGTTCGCGATATAAGGCTTAAACTAATGACATATACAAGATCTCTCGAACTTTGTGCTAGAATGAATTATGAAACTGAGAATTTAGATTTTATTGATACAATGAAACCTGCTGATGTGTTATATGATTTGGGTGCTTGTGAAGGACGTTTTTCAATATATGCAGCGCTAAAAGGAATTAAAGTTATATCGTTTGAGCCTGAGACAAGAAATTTTTTGGTTTTTTCGCAAAATATTGAGATTAATAAGCTTGACAAAGACAGTCTTAAAGCGATAAATGCTGGAGTGGGTGCTAAAAATGGAAATGCTACTATAAAAATTGGACAGCCTTGGGAAGGTGGTCATCAAAAAATAGTTGAGCATGGAGAGACTCGAAATGACCTAGACTTTAATTTTGTTGAAAGTCAAGAAATAAAGATAGTCTCATTAGATTCTTTTCTTACCGACAGTAACCATCCGTTTCCTGATTATCTTAAAATTGATATTGATGGATCAGAAATGCCTTTTTTATTAGGGGCTACTAAGACTTTGAATTCAAAATCCCTTAAAGGAATTATTTTTGAATTAAATGAACAAGATCCAAATTTCAAAAACATTATTCTTTTTTTGAATAAAGCTGGACTTATTGAAAATAAAAGATTTGAGGTACCCAATGAGCCTTATCTTTATAATATTGTTTTTGAGAGAGAAAGTTGA